In Phycodurus eques isolate BA_2022a chromosome 10, UOR_Pequ_1.1, whole genome shotgun sequence, a genomic segment contains:
- the ndrg3a gene encoding protein NDRG3a isoform X3 has product MSAILDLDQIACSGNGVEHDIETPHGVLHVTMRGVPKGNRPIILTYHDIGLNHKSCFNTLFNYEDMQEITQHFAVVHVDAPGQQEGAPPFPSGYRYPTMDELAEMLPSVMTHLKVNSVIGIGVGAGAYVLSHFALNNPTLVEGLVLINIDPCAEGWIDWAASKLSGWTSNLVDIVMAHHFSSDELTENQELIQTYRLHIAQDINQDNLALFCGSYQYRQDLDIERPIVGLNEHTVNTLTCPALLVVGDTSPAVDAVVECNSRLNPTKTTLLKMADCGGLPQVVQPGKLAEAFKYFVQGMGYIPYVLLSHLSNESVPSAGMTRLARSRTASSSSTTSMDSSRSRHNLNSLLENNAPAALDCQAGPQTMEVSC; this is encoded by the exons GAGCATGACATTGAGACACCTCATGGCGTTCTTCATGTGACAATGAGGGGTGTTCCCAAGGGCAACAGACCCATCATCCTCACCTATCACGACATTGGCCTCAATC ACAAGTCATGCTTCAACACCCTGTTCAACTATGAGGACATGCAGGAGATCACACAGCACTTCGCCGTGGTCCACGTGGATGCACCTGGCCAGCAGGAGGGCGCACCCCCATTCCCCAGCGG CTATCGCTATCCAACTATGGATGAGTTGGCTGAAATGCTGCCCTCTGTGATGACTCATCTTAA GGTCAACAGCGTTATCGGGATTGGCGTGGGAGCAGGCGCATACGTTCTCTCCCACTTTGCT CTGAACAATCCCACGCTGGTGGAGGGGCTGGTGCTCATCAATATCGACCCATGTGCTGAAGGTTGGATCGACTGGGCAGCTTCAAAA TTGTCTGGATGGACTAGTAACCTGGTTGATATTGTCATGGCTCATCATTTCAGCAGT GATGAGCTAACAGAGAACCAGGAGCTAATCCAGACTTACCGGTTACATATCGCCCAAGACATCAATCAAGATAACTTGGCCCTCTTCTGTGGCTCCTACCAATA TCGCCAGGACCTGGACATCGAACGGCCCATCGTAGGTTTGAATGAGCACACCGTCAACACACTAAC GTGCCCAGCTTTGCTGGTGGTTGGTGACACATCACCTGCTGTGGACGCTGTG GTGGAGTGCAATTCCAGGTTAAATCCAACAAAGACCACTCTCCTGAAG ATGGCTGATTGTGGAGGCTTGCCCCAGGTTGTGCAG CCAGGGAAACTTGCTGAGGCCTTCAAGTACTTTGTCCAGGGAATGGGCTACA TTCCCTATGTCCTTCTCAGTCACCTGAGCAACGAATCAG TGCCGTCTGCAGGAATGACTCGCCTGGCTCGCTCACGCACCGCCTCTTCTTCAAGCACCACCTCTATGGACAGCAGTCGCAGCCGCCACAACTTGAACAGCCTGCTGGAGAACAACGCCCCTGCGGCGCTGGACTGCCAGGCCGGACCCCAGACTATGGAGGTGTCCTGCTAA
- the ndrg3a gene encoding protein NDRG3a isoform X5, with amino-acid sequence MIMDELQDVQLTEIKPLLTSKNARNFQDFDCQEHDIETPHGVLHVTMRGVPKGNRPIILTYHDIGLNHKSCFNTLFNYEDMQEITQHFAVVHVDAPGQQEGAPPFPSGYRYPTMDELAEMLPSVMTHLKVNSVIGIGVGAGAYVLSHFALNNPTLVEGLVLINIDPCAEGWIDWAASKLSGWTSNLVDIVMAHHFSSDELTENQELIQTYRLHIAQDINQDNLALFCGSYQYRQDLDIERPIVGLNEHTVNTLTCPALLVVGDTSPAVDAVVECNSRLNPTKTTLLKMADCGGLPQVVQPGKLAEAFKYFVQGMGYMFGRTGNSQ; translated from the exons GAGCATGACATTGAGACACCTCATGGCGTTCTTCATGTGACAATGAGGGGTGTTCCCAAGGGCAACAGACCCATCATCCTCACCTATCACGACATTGGCCTCAATC ACAAGTCATGCTTCAACACCCTGTTCAACTATGAGGACATGCAGGAGATCACACAGCACTTCGCCGTGGTCCACGTGGATGCACCTGGCCAGCAGGAGGGCGCACCCCCATTCCCCAGCGG CTATCGCTATCCAACTATGGATGAGTTGGCTGAAATGCTGCCCTCTGTGATGACTCATCTTAA GGTCAACAGCGTTATCGGGATTGGCGTGGGAGCAGGCGCATACGTTCTCTCCCACTTTGCT CTGAACAATCCCACGCTGGTGGAGGGGCTGGTGCTCATCAATATCGACCCATGTGCTGAAGGTTGGATCGACTGGGCAGCTTCAAAA TTGTCTGGATGGACTAGTAACCTGGTTGATATTGTCATGGCTCATCATTTCAGCAGT GATGAGCTAACAGAGAACCAGGAGCTAATCCAGACTTACCGGTTACATATCGCCCAAGACATCAATCAAGATAACTTGGCCCTCTTCTGTGGCTCCTACCAATA TCGCCAGGACCTGGACATCGAACGGCCCATCGTAGGTTTGAATGAGCACACCGTCAACACACTAAC GTGCCCAGCTTTGCTGGTGGTTGGTGACACATCACCTGCTGTGGACGCTGTG GTGGAGTGCAATTCCAGGTTAAATCCAACAAAGACCACTCTCCTGAAG ATGGCTGATTGTGGAGGCTTGCCCCAGGTTGTGCAG CCAGGGAAACTTGCTGAGGCCTTCAAGTACTTTGTCCAGGGAATGGGCTACA TGTTCGGTAGAACTGGTAACTCTCAGTAG
- the sla2a gene encoding src-like-adapter 2 isoform X3: MGLCPSRCRSDLTVLENPPEPPSSVSDETMTVSLFDFLSFGGTELVMTIGERLSIISESATTSREMYIPTNYTAKVTQRWLFTGISRLKAEELLMQPQNHIGGFLIRDSETNTDCFSLSVRWRVSVVFSNCVKHYLIAQLQNGRVYITPKRSFSSLKHLVEHYSESADGLCCRLNEPCFIQGLDVPRENRLVVSTAHRKPANNWKDISRSMILKRTRTGSDNSMVSEGLREAMSSYLQLTEGNNHSWYT, translated from the exons ATGGGGCTCTGCCCCTCCAGGTGCAGATCCGACCTGACAGTCTTAGAAAATCCACCAGAACCTCCTTCATCAG TCTCTGACGAGACCATGACTGTGTCCCTCTTCGACTTTCTATCATTTGGTGGCACTGAGTTGGTCATGACCATCGGGGAGAGACTCAGCATCATATCAGA GTCCGCCACCACAAGCAGAGAGATGTACATTCCCACCAACTACACTGCCAAAGTGACACAAAG GTGGCTGTTCACAGGTATCAGCAGGCTCAAAGCAGAGGAGCTCCTCATGCAACCACAAAACCACATTGGAGGCTTCTTGATACGAGACTCAGAAACAAACACAG ATTGCTTTTCTCTGTCTGTCCGTTGGCGAGTCAGTGTTGTGTTCTCAAATTGTGTCAAACACTACCTCATCGCTCAACTCCAAAATGGCCGGGTCTACATAACTCCAAAACGCTCCTTCTCCTCGCTAAAACACCTGGTGGAACACTATTCAG AGTCTGCAGACGGACTTTGCTGTCGGCTGAATGAGCCTTGCTTCATTCAGGGTTTAGACGTACCCAGAGAGAACAGGCTTGTCGTATCCACAGCGCACAGGAAGCCCGCTAACAACTGGAAGGACATCAGCAG ATCCATGATTCTCAAGAGGACGAGAACAGGGTCTGACAACTCAATGGTGAGCGAGGGCCTGAGGGAGGCCATGAGCTCTTACCTCCAATTGACAGAAGGCAACAATCACAGTTGGTACACTTGA
- the sla2a gene encoding src-like-adapter 2 isoform X1, translating to MGLCPSRCRSDLTVLENPPEPPSSGRLLPPCIYPYIHIHKAFFPYIYSNDKNPTICAVSDETMTVSLFDFLSFGGTELVMTIGERLSIISDDGNVLMVRSATTSREMYIPTNYTAKVTQRWLFTGISRLKAEELLMQPQNHIGGFLIRDSETNTDCFSLSVRWRVSVVFSNCVKHYLIAQLQNGRVYITPKRSFSSLKHLVEHYSESADGLCCRLNEPCFIQGLDVPRENRLVVSTAHRKPANNWKDISRSMILKRTRTGSDNSMVSEGLREAMSSYLQLTEGNNHSWYT from the exons ATGGGGCTCTGCCCCTCCAGGTGCAGATCCGACCTGACAGTCTTAGAAAATCCACCAGAACCTCCTTCATCAGGTAGACTTCTTCCACCATGTATCTATCCATATATACACATCCACAAGGCTTTCTTCCCCTACATATACTCAAATGACAAAAATCCAACAATTTGTGCAGTCTCTGACGAGACCATGACTGTGTCCCTCTTCGACTTTCTATCATTTGGTGGCACTGAGTTGGTCATGACCATCGGGGAGAGACTCAGCATCATATCAGA TGATGGTAATGTTTTGATGGTAAGGTCCGCCACCACAAGCAGAGAGATGTACATTCCCACCAACTACACTGCCAAAGTGACACAAAG GTGGCTGTTCACAGGTATCAGCAGGCTCAAAGCAGAGGAGCTCCTCATGCAACCACAAAACCACATTGGAGGCTTCTTGATACGAGACTCAGAAACAAACACAG ATTGCTTTTCTCTGTCTGTCCGTTGGCGAGTCAGTGTTGTGTTCTCAAATTGTGTCAAACACTACCTCATCGCTCAACTCCAAAATGGCCGGGTCTACATAACTCCAAAACGCTCCTTCTCCTCGCTAAAACACCTGGTGGAACACTATTCAG AGTCTGCAGACGGACTTTGCTGTCGGCTGAATGAGCCTTGCTTCATTCAGGGTTTAGACGTACCCAGAGAGAACAGGCTTGTCGTATCCACAGCGCACAGGAAGCCCGCTAACAACTGGAAGGACATCAGCAG ATCCATGATTCTCAAGAGGACGAGAACAGGGTCTGACAACTCAATGGTGAGCGAGGGCCTGAGGGAGGCCATGAGCTCTTACCTCCAATTGACAGAAGGCAACAATCACAGTTGGTACACTTGA
- the ndrg3a gene encoding protein NDRG3a isoform X1 yields MIMDELQDVQLTEIKPLLTSKNARNFQDFDCQEHDIETPHGVLHVTMRGVPKGNRPIILTYHDIGLNHKSCFNTLFNYEDMQEITQHFAVVHVDAPGQQEGAPPFPSGYRYPTMDELAEMLPSVMTHLKVNSVIGIGVGAGAYVLSHFALNNPTLVEGLVLINIDPCAEGWIDWAASKLSGWTSNLVDIVMAHHFSSDELTENQELIQTYRLHIAQDINQDNLALFCGSYQYRQDLDIERPIVGLNEHTVNTLTCPALLVVGDTSPAVDAVVECNSRLNPTKTTLLKMADCGGLPQVVQPGKLAEAFKYFVQGMGYIPYVLLSHLSNESVPSAGMTRLARSRTASSSSTTSMDSSRSRHNLNSLLENNAPAALDCQAGPQTMEVSC; encoded by the exons GAGCATGACATTGAGACACCTCATGGCGTTCTTCATGTGACAATGAGGGGTGTTCCCAAGGGCAACAGACCCATCATCCTCACCTATCACGACATTGGCCTCAATC ACAAGTCATGCTTCAACACCCTGTTCAACTATGAGGACATGCAGGAGATCACACAGCACTTCGCCGTGGTCCACGTGGATGCACCTGGCCAGCAGGAGGGCGCACCCCCATTCCCCAGCGG CTATCGCTATCCAACTATGGATGAGTTGGCTGAAATGCTGCCCTCTGTGATGACTCATCTTAA GGTCAACAGCGTTATCGGGATTGGCGTGGGAGCAGGCGCATACGTTCTCTCCCACTTTGCT CTGAACAATCCCACGCTGGTGGAGGGGCTGGTGCTCATCAATATCGACCCATGTGCTGAAGGTTGGATCGACTGGGCAGCTTCAAAA TTGTCTGGATGGACTAGTAACCTGGTTGATATTGTCATGGCTCATCATTTCAGCAGT GATGAGCTAACAGAGAACCAGGAGCTAATCCAGACTTACCGGTTACATATCGCCCAAGACATCAATCAAGATAACTTGGCCCTCTTCTGTGGCTCCTACCAATA TCGCCAGGACCTGGACATCGAACGGCCCATCGTAGGTTTGAATGAGCACACCGTCAACACACTAAC GTGCCCAGCTTTGCTGGTGGTTGGTGACACATCACCTGCTGTGGACGCTGTG GTGGAGTGCAATTCCAGGTTAAATCCAACAAAGACCACTCTCCTGAAG ATGGCTGATTGTGGAGGCTTGCCCCAGGTTGTGCAG CCAGGGAAACTTGCTGAGGCCTTCAAGTACTTTGTCCAGGGAATGGGCTACA TTCCCTATGTCCTTCTCAGTCACCTGAGCAACGAATCAG TGCCGTCTGCAGGAATGACTCGCCTGGCTCGCTCACGCACCGCCTCTTCTTCAAGCACCACCTCTATGGACAGCAGTCGCAGCCGCCACAACTTGAACAGCCTGCTGGAGAACAACGCCCCTGCGGCGCTGGACTGCCAGGCCGGACCCCAGACTATGGAGGTGTCCTGCTAA
- the ndrg3a gene encoding protein NDRG3a isoform X4, whose protein sequence is MRGVPKGNRPIILTYHDIGLNHKSCFNTLFNYEDMQEITQHFAVVHVDAPGQQEGAPPFPSGYRYPTMDELAEMLPSVMTHLKVNSVIGIGVGAGAYVLSHFALNNPTLVEGLVLINIDPCAEGWIDWAASKLSGWTSNLVDIVMAHHFSSDELTENQELIQTYRLHIAQDINQDNLALFCGSYQYRQDLDIERPIVGLNEHTVNTLTCPALLVVGDTSPAVDAVVECNSRLNPTKTTLLKMADCGGLPQVVQPGKLAEAFKYFVQGMGYIPYVLLSHLSNESVPSAGMTRLARSRTASSSSTTSMDSSRSRHNLNSLLENNAPAALDCQAGPQTMEVSC, encoded by the exons ATGAGGGGTGTTCCCAAGGGCAACAGACCCATCATCCTCACCTATCACGACATTGGCCTCAATC ACAAGTCATGCTTCAACACCCTGTTCAACTATGAGGACATGCAGGAGATCACACAGCACTTCGCCGTGGTCCACGTGGATGCACCTGGCCAGCAGGAGGGCGCACCCCCATTCCCCAGCGG CTATCGCTATCCAACTATGGATGAGTTGGCTGAAATGCTGCCCTCTGTGATGACTCATCTTAA GGTCAACAGCGTTATCGGGATTGGCGTGGGAGCAGGCGCATACGTTCTCTCCCACTTTGCT CTGAACAATCCCACGCTGGTGGAGGGGCTGGTGCTCATCAATATCGACCCATGTGCTGAAGGTTGGATCGACTGGGCAGCTTCAAAA TTGTCTGGATGGACTAGTAACCTGGTTGATATTGTCATGGCTCATCATTTCAGCAGT GATGAGCTAACAGAGAACCAGGAGCTAATCCAGACTTACCGGTTACATATCGCCCAAGACATCAATCAAGATAACTTGGCCCTCTTCTGTGGCTCCTACCAATA TCGCCAGGACCTGGACATCGAACGGCCCATCGTAGGTTTGAATGAGCACACCGTCAACACACTAAC GTGCCCAGCTTTGCTGGTGGTTGGTGACACATCACCTGCTGTGGACGCTGTG GTGGAGTGCAATTCCAGGTTAAATCCAACAAAGACCACTCTCCTGAAG ATGGCTGATTGTGGAGGCTTGCCCCAGGTTGTGCAG CCAGGGAAACTTGCTGAGGCCTTCAAGTACTTTGTCCAGGGAATGGGCTACA TTCCCTATGTCCTTCTCAGTCACCTGAGCAACGAATCAG TGCCGTCTGCAGGAATGACTCGCCTGGCTCGCTCACGCACCGCCTCTTCTTCAAGCACCACCTCTATGGACAGCAGTCGCAGCCGCCACAACTTGAACAGCCTGCTGGAGAACAACGCCCCTGCGGCGCTGGACTGCCAGGCCGGACCCCAGACTATGGAGGTGTCCTGCTAA
- the ndrg3a gene encoding protein NDRG3a isoform X2, with translation MIMDELQDVQLTEIKPLLTSKNARNFQDFDCQEHDIETPHGVLHVTMRGVPKGNRPIILTYHDIGLNHKSCFNTLFNYEDMQEITQHFAVVHVDAPGQQEGAPPFPSGYRYPTMDELAEMLPSVMTHLKVNSVIGIGVGAGAYVLSHFALNNPTLVEGLVLINIDPCAEGWIDWAASKLSGWTSNLVDIVMAHHFSSDELTENQELIQTYRLHIAQDINQDNLALFCGSYQYRQDLDIERPIVGLNEHTVNTLTCPALLVVGDTSPAVDAVVECNSRLNPTKTTLLKMADCGGLPQVVQPGKLAEAFKYFVQGMGYMPSAGMTRLARSRTASSSSTTSMDSSRSRHNLNSLLENNAPAALDCQAGPQTMEVSC, from the exons GAGCATGACATTGAGACACCTCATGGCGTTCTTCATGTGACAATGAGGGGTGTTCCCAAGGGCAACAGACCCATCATCCTCACCTATCACGACATTGGCCTCAATC ACAAGTCATGCTTCAACACCCTGTTCAACTATGAGGACATGCAGGAGATCACACAGCACTTCGCCGTGGTCCACGTGGATGCACCTGGCCAGCAGGAGGGCGCACCCCCATTCCCCAGCGG CTATCGCTATCCAACTATGGATGAGTTGGCTGAAATGCTGCCCTCTGTGATGACTCATCTTAA GGTCAACAGCGTTATCGGGATTGGCGTGGGAGCAGGCGCATACGTTCTCTCCCACTTTGCT CTGAACAATCCCACGCTGGTGGAGGGGCTGGTGCTCATCAATATCGACCCATGTGCTGAAGGTTGGATCGACTGGGCAGCTTCAAAA TTGTCTGGATGGACTAGTAACCTGGTTGATATTGTCATGGCTCATCATTTCAGCAGT GATGAGCTAACAGAGAACCAGGAGCTAATCCAGACTTACCGGTTACATATCGCCCAAGACATCAATCAAGATAACTTGGCCCTCTTCTGTGGCTCCTACCAATA TCGCCAGGACCTGGACATCGAACGGCCCATCGTAGGTTTGAATGAGCACACCGTCAACACACTAAC GTGCCCAGCTTTGCTGGTGGTTGGTGACACATCACCTGCTGTGGACGCTGTG GTGGAGTGCAATTCCAGGTTAAATCCAACAAAGACCACTCTCCTGAAG ATGGCTGATTGTGGAGGCTTGCCCCAGGTTGTGCAG CCAGGGAAACTTGCTGAGGCCTTCAAGTACTTTGTCCAGGGAATGGGCTACA TGCCGTCTGCAGGAATGACTCGCCTGGCTCGCTCACGCACCGCCTCTTCTTCAAGCACCACCTCTATGGACAGCAGTCGCAGCCGCCACAACTTGAACAGCCTGCTGGAGAACAACGCCCCTGCGGCGCTGGACTGCCAGGCCGGACCCCAGACTATGGAGGTGTCCTGCTAA
- the sla2a gene encoding src-like-adapter 2 isoform X2, producing MGLCPSRCRSDLTVLENPPEPPSSVSDETMTVSLFDFLSFGGTELVMTIGERLSIISDDGNVLMVRSATTSREMYIPTNYTAKVTQRWLFTGISRLKAEELLMQPQNHIGGFLIRDSETNTDCFSLSVRWRVSVVFSNCVKHYLIAQLQNGRVYITPKRSFSSLKHLVEHYSESADGLCCRLNEPCFIQGLDVPRENRLVVSTAHRKPANNWKDISRSMILKRTRTGSDNSMVSEGLREAMSSYLQLTEGNNHSWYT from the exons ATGGGGCTCTGCCCCTCCAGGTGCAGATCCGACCTGACAGTCTTAGAAAATCCACCAGAACCTCCTTCATCAG TCTCTGACGAGACCATGACTGTGTCCCTCTTCGACTTTCTATCATTTGGTGGCACTGAGTTGGTCATGACCATCGGGGAGAGACTCAGCATCATATCAGA TGATGGTAATGTTTTGATGGTAAGGTCCGCCACCACAAGCAGAGAGATGTACATTCCCACCAACTACACTGCCAAAGTGACACAAAG GTGGCTGTTCACAGGTATCAGCAGGCTCAAAGCAGAGGAGCTCCTCATGCAACCACAAAACCACATTGGAGGCTTCTTGATACGAGACTCAGAAACAAACACAG ATTGCTTTTCTCTGTCTGTCCGTTGGCGAGTCAGTGTTGTGTTCTCAAATTGTGTCAAACACTACCTCATCGCTCAACTCCAAAATGGCCGGGTCTACATAACTCCAAAACGCTCCTTCTCCTCGCTAAAACACCTGGTGGAACACTATTCAG AGTCTGCAGACGGACTTTGCTGTCGGCTGAATGAGCCTTGCTTCATTCAGGGTTTAGACGTACCCAGAGAGAACAGGCTTGTCGTATCCACAGCGCACAGGAAGCCCGCTAACAACTGGAAGGACATCAGCAG ATCCATGATTCTCAAGAGGACGAGAACAGGGTCTGACAACTCAATGGTGAGCGAGGGCCTGAGGGAGGCCATGAGCTCTTACCTCCAATTGACAGAAGGCAACAATCACAGTTGGTACACTTGA